A region from the Azospirillaceae bacterium genome encodes:
- the rbbA gene encoding ribosome-associated ATPase/putative transporter RbbA translates to MTASPPPAVRVAGVSHRYGRTQALDAVELVVPAGGTLALIGPDGVGKSTLLGLIAGAKRLQRGDLAVLGGDMARGRDRRRLQPRVAFMPQGLGRNLYPDLSVRENLEFFGKLFGQGTAERRRRIAHLLAATGLAPFPDRPAGKLSGGMRQKLGLCCALIHDPDLLILDEPTTGVDPLSRRQFWDLIDGIRADRPGMTLLVATSYMDEAQRFDRAVMMDGGRVLADGTPADLMARTGTTDLEAAFVALLPADRRGPGAAPPVPPLPPGRAIAIEARELTCRFGDFVAVDRVSFAIPKGEIFGFLGSNGCGKTTTMKMLTGLLPASAGTPLLFGQAVDPGDIATRRRVGYMAQSFSLYGDLSVAQNLDLHATLFGLTGKAAAERIAEVVADFGLGPYLPALADSLPLGVRQRLSLAVSVLHKPEVLILDEPTSGVDPVARDAFWRQLTALSRDQGVTIFVSTHYMNEAARCDRVAFMQAGRVLAVGAPEDLRQAKGAASLDDAFVAYMGENAAAEPAAQPAPLAPVETAPAASGGFSLRRLSAYALREGLELRRDPVRLTVALLGTLMLMLVFGFGINFDVENLRYTVLDRDHSPLSRAVVEAFSSSRYFQATPPATDAAQALRRLQANDVALVVDIPPDFGRDVKKGTPTEVAVRIDGAMPFRAETIEGYVEGLFSRLQEDWRTEAGIDAAPGLSLVPRFRYNQAFRSADAMVPCVIGLLLVFIPSILTALGVVREKELGSITNLYVTPVSRLEFLLGKQAPYIAIALFNYAIMVVMALVIFQVPLKGSLAGLSLGALAYVMATTALGLLVSCFVATQTAAVFGTAIATMLPAIQFSGMMQPVSTLSGMPHLLGAVFPTTYFVKTVVGAFTKGLGFTDLMPFILTQAAFFPVLVLAAAVLLRKQEA, encoded by the coding sequence ATGACGGCATCCCCGCCGCCCGCCGTACGCGTCGCGGGTGTCAGCCACCGCTATGGCCGCACCCAGGCGCTGGACGCCGTGGAATTGGTGGTGCCGGCGGGCGGCACCCTGGCCCTGATCGGCCCCGATGGCGTGGGCAAGTCTACCCTGTTGGGCCTGATCGCCGGCGCCAAGCGCCTGCAACGGGGCGACCTCGCGGTACTCGGCGGCGACATGGCGCGCGGCCGGGACCGCCGGCGCCTGCAACCCCGCGTCGCCTTCATGCCCCAGGGCCTGGGCCGCAACCTCTATCCCGACTTGTCGGTGCGGGAAAACCTGGAGTTCTTCGGCAAGCTGTTCGGGCAAGGCACGGCGGAGCGCCGCCGCCGCATCGCGCATCTGCTGGCGGCCACCGGCCTGGCCCCCTTCCCCGACCGGCCGGCGGGCAAGCTGTCGGGCGGCATGCGGCAGAAGCTGGGCTTGTGCTGCGCCCTGATCCATGACCCCGACCTGCTGATCCTGGATGAGCCGACCACCGGCGTCGATCCCCTGTCGCGCCGGCAGTTCTGGGACCTGATCGACGGCATCCGCGCGGACCGGCCGGGCATGACCCTGCTGGTGGCCACGTCCTACATGGACGAGGCGCAACGTTTCGACCGGGCGGTGATGATGGACGGCGGCCGCGTCCTGGCCGACGGCACGCCGGCCGACCTGATGGCGCGCACCGGCACGACCGACCTGGAGGCGGCCTTCGTGGCGCTGCTGCCGGCGGACCGGCGGGGACCGGGCGCAGCACCACCCGTGCCGCCGCTGCCCCCCGGCCGTGCGATCGCCATCGAGGCGCGCGAACTGACCTGCCGCTTCGGCGATTTCGTCGCCGTCGACCGGGTCAGCTTCGCCATCCCCAAGGGGGAGATCTTCGGCTTCCTGGGCTCCAACGGCTGTGGCAAGACCACCACCATGAAGATGCTGACCGGCCTGCTGCCGGCCAGCGCCGGCACGCCCCTGCTGTTTGGCCAGGCGGTGGATCCTGGTGACATCGCCACCCGCCGGCGGGTCGGCTACATGGCACAGTCCTTCTCGCTCTACGGCGATCTGTCGGTGGCGCAGAACCTGGACCTGCACGCCACCCTGTTCGGCCTGACCGGCAAGGCCGCCGCGGAGCGCATCGCCGAGGTGGTGGCGGACTTCGGCCTCGGCCCCTACCTGCCGGCGCTGGCCGACAGCCTGCCGCTGGGCGTGCGCCAGCGCCTGTCCCTGGCGGTGTCGGTGCTGCACAAGCCGGAAGTGCTGATCCTGGATGAGCCCACCTCGGGCGTGGATCCGGTGGCGCGCGACGCCTTCTGGCGGCAATTGACCGCCCTGTCGCGCGACCAGGGCGTCACCATCTTCGTCTCCACCCACTACATGAACGAAGCAGCGCGCTGTGACCGCGTCGCCTTCATGCAGGCCGGCCGCGTGCTGGCGGTGGGCGCCCCGGAAGATTTGCGCCAGGCCAAGGGCGCCGCCAGCCTGGACGACGCCTTCGTCGCCTATATGGGGGAGAACGCGGCCGCCGAACCGGCCGCACAGCCGGCGCCCCTGGCCCCGGTGGAAACCGCGCCGGCCGCATCCGGCGGCTTCTCCCTCCGCCGGCTGTCGGCCTACGCCCTGCGCGAGGGGCTGGAACTCAGGCGCGACCCCGTCCGGCTGACCGTCGCCCTGCTGGGCACCCTGATGCTGATGCTGGTCTTCGGTTTCGGCATCAACTTCGATGTGGAGAACCTGCGCTACACCGTGCTGGACCGCGACCATTCCCCCCTGTCGCGCGCGGTGGTGGAGGCGTTCTCCAGCTCCCGTTATTTCCAGGCGACACCACCAGCCACGGATGCGGCCCAGGCGCTGAGGCGGCTGCAGGCCAACGACGTGGCCCTGGTGGTGGACATCCCGCCGGATTTCGGCCGCGACGTGAAGAAGGGCACGCCGACCGAGGTGGCGGTGCGCATCGACGGCGCCATGCCCTTCCGCGCCGAAACCATCGAGGGGTATGTCGAAGGCCTGTTCAGCCGCTTGCAGGAGGATTGGCGGACGGAGGCCGGCATCGACGCCGCCCCCGGCCTCAGCCTGGTGCCGCGTTTCCGCTACAACCAGGCCTTCCGCTCCGCCGATGCCATGGTGCCCTGCGTCATCGGCCTGCTGCTGGTGTTCATCCCGTCCATCCTGACGGCCCTAGGCGTGGTGCGGGAGAAGGAACTGGGCTCCATCACCAACCTGTACGTCACGCCGGTGTCGCGACTGGAGTTCCTGCTGGGCAAGCAGGCGCCCTATATCGCCATCGCCCTCTTCAACTACGCCATCATGGTGGTCATGGCCCTGGTCATCTTCCAGGTGCCGCTGAAAGGCAGCCTGGCGGGCCTCAGCCTGGGGGCGCTGGCCTATGTCATGGCCACCACCGCGCTGGGCCTGCTGGTATCCTGCTTCGTCGCCACCCAGACGGCCGCCGTGTTCGGCACGGCCATCGCCACCATGCTGCCGGCCATCCAGTTCTCCGGCATGATGCAGCCCGTCTCCACCCTGTCGGGCATGCCCCACCTGCTGGGCGCCGTCTTCCCCACGACCTACTTCGTGAAGACGGTGGTGGGGGCCTTCACCAAGGGGCTGGGCTTCACGGACCTGATGCCCTTCATCCTGACGCAGGCCGCCTTCTTCCCCGTCCTGGTGCTGGCGGCCGCCGTGCTGCTGCGCAAGCAGGAGGCGTGA
- a CDS encoding efflux RND transporter periplasmic adaptor subunit produces MRFLKFLLALILLAGTASGGYVYWLRSQGSKLPAGFVSADGRIEAQEVDIAAKYAARVLSIAFEEGQLVQTGAILARLDVRDVQSQYRAAQATLAQARKTRDQAASLVVQRQSDLDFASKEMNRATELFSRGNVSQQRVDTNRNQLRSASAALQSAKSGLSAADEAIHAAEADADRMRDLADDGILRAPVTGRVLYKLAQPGEMLGAGGKVATLLDLSDVYMTFFLPTEYANRVALGADVRLLLDALPGLAIPASVSFVAPKAQFTPKQVETRAERDRMMFRLKARIPQALVTGHIEQVKTGVSGTAYVRLDAQAPWPDWLQSRLTGPAAK; encoded by the coding sequence ATGCGTTTCCTGAAGTTCCTGTTGGCGCTGATCCTTTTGGCGGGTACCGCCAGTGGCGGCTACGTGTACTGGCTGCGTTCCCAGGGCAGCAAGCTGCCGGCGGGCTTCGTCTCCGCCGATGGCCGCATCGAGGCGCAGGAGGTGGACATCGCCGCCAAATATGCCGCCCGCGTCCTGTCCATCGCGTTCGAGGAGGGGCAACTGGTGCAGACCGGCGCCATCCTGGCCCGCCTGGACGTCCGCGACGTGCAGTCCCAGTATCGCGCCGCCCAGGCCACCCTGGCCCAGGCCAGGAAGACCCGGGACCAGGCGGCCAGCCTGGTGGTGCAACGGCAGAGCGACCTGGATTTCGCCAGCAAGGAGATGAACCGGGCGACGGAGCTGTTTTCGCGTGGCAACGTCTCGCAACAGCGGGTGGACACCAACCGCAACCAATTGCGCAGCGCCAGCGCCGCCCTGCAATCCGCCAAAAGCGGCCTGAGCGCCGCGGACGAGGCCATCCACGCGGCGGAGGCGGACGCCGACCGGATGCGCGACTTGGCGGACGACGGCATCCTGCGGGCACCCGTCACCGGCCGCGTCCTCTACAAGCTGGCGCAGCCGGGCGAGATGCTGGGCGCGGGCGGCAAGGTCGCCACCCTGCTGGACCTGTCCGACGTCTACATGACCTTCTTCCTGCCCACCGAATACGCCAACCGCGTGGCCCTGGGCGCCGACGTCCGCCTGCTGCTGGACGCCCTGCCTGGCCTGGCCATCCCGGCGTCCGTCAGCTTCGTGGCGCCCAAGGCGCAGTTCACGCCCAAGCAGGTAGAAACCAGGGCGGAACGTGACCGCATGATGTTCCGCCTGAAGGCCCGCATCCCCCAAGCCCTGGTGACCGGCCATATCGAACAGGTGAAGACCGGCGTCAGCGGCACGGCCTATGTCCGCCTGGATGCGCAAGCCCCCTGGCCCGACTGGCTGCAGTCGCGCCTGACCGGGCCGGCGGCAAAATGA
- a CDS encoding ABC transporter permease, whose protein sequence is MTFLRNLLTLARKELAGLLRDRFMLFFVLYAFTGMIYLQATGISHELRNASIAIVDEDQSPLALRFRSAFRKPDFQAPALITKGEVDRAMAEARYTFVLDVPPNFQSDLLAGRGAELQILVDATAMMQAGIGAAQIQSVLSDEVTRFLARDRTATTPDAVSVQLRFAFNQTLETTRFTGLMAILFNVTMLSVLLTGAAVIREREHGTLEHLLVMPVRPLEIMGAKVLANGLVVLGMTALSLAVIIRWALGIHLAGSLPLFMMGTAVYLFFTTALGIFLATVARSMPQLGLLFILIVLPLNLLSGGNTPLESMPVWLQHIMQFSPATQFVAFAQAILYRGADITLVWPHFAAVAGMGALFFCLSLWRFRRHLAAVH, encoded by the coding sequence ATGACCTTCCTGCGCAACCTGCTGACCCTGGCGCGCAAGGAACTGGCGGGCCTGCTGCGCGACCGCTTCATGCTGTTCTTCGTGCTCTACGCCTTCACCGGCATGATCTATCTTCAGGCCACCGGCATCAGTCACGAACTGCGCAACGCCTCCATCGCCATCGTGGATGAGGACCAGTCGCCCCTGGCGCTGCGTTTCCGGTCCGCCTTCCGCAAGCCGGACTTCCAGGCCCCGGCCCTGATCACCAAGGGCGAGGTGGACCGGGCCATGGCGGAGGCGCGCTACACCTTCGTGCTGGATGTGCCGCCGAACTTTCAATCCGACCTGCTGGCCGGCCGGGGGGCCGAACTGCAAATCCTGGTGGACGCCACCGCCATGATGCAGGCCGGCATCGGCGCCGCCCAGATCCAGTCGGTGCTGAGCGACGAGGTCACCCGCTTCCTGGCGCGCGACCGGACCGCCACCACGCCGGATGCGGTCAGTGTCCAGTTGCGCTTCGCCTTCAACCAGACGCTGGAAACGACGCGCTTCACCGGCCTGATGGCCATCCTGTTCAACGTCACCATGCTGTCGGTGCTGCTGACCGGCGCCGCCGTCATCCGCGAGCGCGAGCACGGCACGCTGGAGCACCTGCTGGTCATGCCCGTGCGCCCGCTGGAGATCATGGGCGCCAAGGTGCTGGCCAACGGCCTGGTGGTGCTGGGCATGACGGCGCTGTCCCTGGCCGTCATCATCCGCTGGGCCCTGGGCATCCATCTGGCGGGGTCCCTGCCACTGTTCATGATGGGCACGGCCGTCTATCTGTTCTTCACCACCGCGCTGGGCATCTTCCTGGCCACGGTGGCGCGGTCCATGCCCCAGTTGGGCCTGCTGTTCATCCTCATCGTCCTGCCCCTCAACCTGCTGTCCGGCGGCAACACGCCGCTCGAGAGCATGCCGGTGTGGCTGCAGCACATCATGCAATTCTCCCCCGCCACCCAGTTCGTGGCCTTCGCCCAGGCCATCCTGTACCGGGGGGCCGACATCACCCTGGTGTGGCCGCATTTCGCCGCGGTGGCGGGCATGGGGGCGCTGTTCTTCTGCCTCAGCCTCTGGCGCTTCCGCCGCCATCTGGCGGCCGTGCACTGA
- a CDS encoding zinc-dependent alcohol dehydrogenase family protein has product MRAMVLGRSGTLEEMELPEPQPGAGEVRIAVRACGVCRTDLHVIDGDLPPGGLPRIPGHEIVGVVDRLGPAVTSLRLGQRVGVGWLGHSCQHCPYCLSGHENLCDAPGFTGYTRDGGFATHTVAEARYVYPLDGIDLDDATAAPLLCAGLIGWRSLVMAGPHRTLGIYGFGAAGHIILQVARWQGAAVYVFTRPDDLVAQEFALSLGAVWAGGSDGPAPEALDAAIIYAPVGALVPAALRAVRKGGRVVCAGIHMSDIPAFPYDWLWGERQLVSVANLTRADALDFLRVAPLAGVRPQVTTYPLAQANQAVADLRAGRLQGAAVLVP; this is encoded by the coding sequence ATGCGCGCCATGGTGCTGGGACGATCAGGTACTCTGGAGGAGATGGAGTTGCCGGAGCCGCAGCCCGGCGCAGGCGAGGTGCGCATCGCCGTCCGGGCCTGCGGTGTCTGCCGCACCGACCTCCACGTGATCGACGGGGACCTGCCGCCGGGCGGGCTGCCCCGCATCCCGGGCCATGAGATCGTGGGCGTCGTCGACCGGCTGGGCCCCGCCGTCACCAGCCTGCGGCTTGGCCAGCGGGTGGGTGTGGGCTGGCTGGGGCACAGCTGCCAGCATTGCCCCTACTGCCTGTCGGGACACGAAAATCTCTGCGACGCCCCGGGCTTCACCGGCTACACCCGGGATGGCGGCTTCGCCACGCACACGGTGGCCGAGGCGCGTTATGTCTATCCGCTGGACGGCATCGACCTGGACGACGCGACGGCGGCCCCCTTGCTGTGCGCCGGCCTGATCGGCTGGCGGTCGCTGGTGATGGCGGGGCCCCACCGCACGCTGGGCATCTACGGCTTCGGCGCCGCCGGCCACATCATCCTGCAGGTGGCCCGCTGGCAGGGGGCGGCGGTGTACGTCTTTACCCGCCCCGATGATCTGGTGGCGCAGGAATTCGCCCTGTCGCTGGGGGCGGTCTGGGCCGGTGGATCGGACGGTCCGGCGCCCGAGGCGCTGGACGCGGCCATCATCTACGCGCCGGTGGGCGCCCTGGTGCCGGCGGCCCTGCGCGCCGTGCGCAAGGGGGGCCGGGTGGTCTGCGCCGGCATCCACATGAGCGACATCCCGGCCTTCCCCTACGATTGGCTGTGGGGCGAACGGCAACTCGTTTCCGTTGCCAACCTCACGCGGGCTGATGCCCTGGATTTCCTGCGCGTGGCGCCCCTGGCCGGTGTCCGGCCCCAGGTCACGACGTATCCCCTGGCCCAGGCCAACCAGGCGGTGGCCGACTTGCGCGCCGGTCGCTTGCAAGGGGCGGCGGTGCTGGTCCCCTGA